A single region of the Onychomys torridus chromosome 11, mOncTor1.1, whole genome shotgun sequence genome encodes:
- the Hspa6 gene encoding LOW QUALITY PROTEIN: heat shock 70 kDa protein 6 (The sequence of the model RefSeq protein was modified relative to this genomic sequence to represent the inferred CDS: inserted 4 bases in 4 codons; deleted 2 bases in 2 codons; substituted 4 bases at 4 genomic stop codons) → MWSCTHRGCEGSGSAGEVVAGGAPCDLRDGVAKRGACQEWDSNPRLQGRLRPERSALDRSAILTAGLKARPLPGWQPRPRARGWDLERRGARACGGPGAVAAGLARCPPLRRGDALGARVAAGPGGAVGCGGPPAHPRRAAHEPGRGQRRDAVVSQGCGFGSWCEGVVAASRGLWGGMRGRPWREGDHRAWVPDRPPRLRWPLGRVQGPDRDTPRRVGPRASGTSGPSPWHPAPRQDPQRQGRITFREPTQGSGTLQMNFLFEDVGCFHTSITHAHFEELCSDLFCSPPDPVERTLSNAKLAKAQIHELILVDSSTRISKVEKRLXDFFNVKELNXNIXPDEAVAHGAAVQVVVLINKCEKVQDLLLLDVAPLSLGLETVXVLTTLIWWSVTIPTKQTQXLHYLLXQPAWGVLIQVKEDERAVTKNSNLLGGFELSSILPTPRGVAQIEVNAGMDTSGIVSVTASDRSTGKANRXVITNDKGXEEGERMVHEVEQFKAEGEVQRDRVAAKNFLEVHVCHVKSYQEDNHREKIPEEDSCEGQDKCQEVLV, encoded by the exons ATGTGGTCCt gcacacacagagggtGCGAGGGGAGCGGCAGCGCTGGAGAGGTTGTGGCAGGAGGCGCGCCCTGCGATCTCCGGGATGGCGTGGCCAAAAGAGGAGCGTGTCAGGAGTGGGATTCGAACCCACGCCTCCAGGGGAGACTGCGACCTGAACGCAGCGCCTTAGACCGCTCGGCCATCCTGACGGCGGGTCTGAAGGCGAGGCCCTTGCCTGGCTGGCAGCCGCGCCCACGCGCGCGCGGATGGGACCTGGAGCGCCGGGGCGCCCGGGCATGTGGCGGTCCGGGTGCTGTGGCTGCGGGCCTCGCCCGGTGTCCACCGCTTCGACGTGGAGACGCCCTAGGCGCCAGAGTCGCTGCGGGTCCCGGGGGAGCGGTGGGGTGCGGCGGGCCACCAGCCCACCCGCGGCGGGCCGCGCATGAG CCCGGGCGAGGGCAGCGCCGAGACGCGGTGGTGAGCCAGGGTTGCGGGTTCGGGTCCTGGTGCGAGGGCGTGGTGGCGGCGTCCCGGGGACTGTGGGGTGGGATGCGGGGTCGGCCATGGCGGGAGGGAGACCATAGGGCCTGGGTG cCAGACCGGCCGCCACGGCTGCGCTGGCCCTTGGGCCGCGTCCAAGGCCCGGATCGGGACACCCCACGGCGCGTCGGCCCACGCGCCTCCGGAACCTCGGGCCCCTCGCCCTGGCACCCCGCTCCGCGCCAGGACCCCCAACGACAGGGACGAATCACCTTCCGAGAGCCGACCCAG GGAAGTGGCACCTTGCAGATGAACTTCTTGTTCGAAGACGTGGGCTGCTTCCACACGTCCATTACTCATGCTCACTTTGAGGAACTGTGTTCAGACCTTTTCTGCAGC CCCCCGGACCCTGTGGAGAGGACCCTGAGCAATGCCAAGCTGGCCAAGGCCCAAATCCATGAGCTCATCCTGGTGGATAGTTCTACCCGTATCTCTAAGGTGGAAAAGCGTCTATAAGACTTCTTCAACGTCAAGGAGCTGAACTAGAACA GACCTGATGAGGCTGTGGCCCATGGGGCTGCTGTGCAGGTGGTTGTGTTGATAAACAAATGTGAGAAGGTGCAGGATCTCCTCCTGCTGGATGTGGCTCCCttgtccctggggctggagacgG AGGTGTTGACCACATTAATCTGGTGGAGTGTCACCATCCCTACCAAACAGACCC GCCTTCACTACTTACTGTGACAACCAGCCTGGGGGGTCCTGATCCAGGTAAAGGAGGATGAGAGGGCTGTGACGAAGAACAGCAACCTGCTGGGCGGCTTTGAGCTCAGTAGCATTCTTCCTACTCCACGTGGAGTCGCCCAGATCGAAGTAAATGCTGGCATGGATACCAGTGGTATCGTT AGTGTGACAGCCAGCGACCGGAGTACTGGCAAGGCTAACA TCGTCATCACCAATGACAAGGGctaggaggagggggagaggatgGTTCATGAGGTTGAACAGTTCAAGGCTGAGGGTGAGGTCCAGAGGGACAGAGTGGCTGCCAAAAACTTCCTGGAAGTCCATGTCTGCCATGTAAAGAGTTATCAAGAAGATAACCATAGGGAAAAGATTCCAGAGGAGGACAGTTGCGAAGGGCAAGACAAGTGTCAGGAAGTCCTGGTCTAG